The Lipingzhangella halophila genome segment CTGAGGCGACCCTGGACTCGCTGCCCGGCCACCTCGCGGTGGGGCACTGTCGCTACTCCACGACCGGCTCACCGGTGTGGGAGAACGCACAACCCACCTTCTACACCGCCCGCGGCGGCGGGTTGGCGCTCGGCCACAACGGCAACCTGATCAATACGCCCGAACTCGCGGCGATGCTTCCGGACAACCGCCTCGGAGCGACCACCGACACCGAGGTGCTTACCCAGCTTCTCGGGGGCAGCCAGGGGCGCAGCATCGAGGAAGCCGCGCTGGACCTGCTGCCAAAGGTCCGCGGCGCCTTCTCACTCGCCTTCATGGACGAGACCACGCTCTACGCCGCCCGCGACCCCCAGGGGGTCCGCCCGTTCGTTCTGGGGCGCCTCAGCGACGGCTGGGTGGTCGCCAGCGAGACCGCGGCACTCGACATCGTGGGCGCCACCCCGGTTCGCGAGATCGAGCCCGGCGAACTTGTCACCATCGACGAGCGAGGGGTGCGTTCCCTGCGCTTCGCGCCCGCCGCGCCCAAGGGGTGCCTGTTCGAGTACGTCTATCTGGCCCGGCCCGACACCACGATCGCCGGACGCAACGTCAATTCGACCCGCGTCGAGGTCGGCCGCCGGCTGGCCAAAGCGCAGCCCGTCGACGCCGACCTGGTCATCCCGGTCCCGGAGTCCGGCACCCCCGCCGCGGTCGGCTACGCCGAAGGCAGCGGCATCCCGTTCGCGCAGGGCCTGGTGAAGAACTCCTACGTGGGCCGCACCTTCATCCAGCCCAGCCAGACGCTGCGCCAGCTCGGAATCAGGCTGAAGCTGAACCCGCTGCGCGATGTCATCGACGGCCGGCGGCTTGTTGTGGTCGACGACTCCATCGTCCGGGGCAACACCCAGCGGGCCCTGGTCCACATGCTGCGCGCGGCCGGAGCCGCCGAGGTGCACGTCCGCATCTCCAGCCCGCCAGTGCAGTGGCCCTGTTACTACGGGGTGGACTTCGCCACAAGATCCGAGCTCGTCGGCGGGAACCTGGACACCGAGGAGATCCGCGCCTCCATAGGCGCCGACTCGCTGTCCTACATGGAGCTCGACGAGCTCGTCGCGGCCACCGAGCTGCCCAAGAACCGGCTCTGCCGGGCCTGCTTCGACGGCGTGTACCCGATCGAGGTCGATGCCGACTCCCGCGGGAAGTACCTGCTGGAGAAGGCCTGCGGCACGCCCGAGTCAGGATCCGTTCCCGCGAGCGCGTAGCCATTCCCCATTTCCGTGCCGCCCCGTGGTCTTCCGCGGCGTGCCGGGCACGCGACCGAGCACCGAAAGAGGTTCTTCCGTGGCAGAGGGCACCAGCGCGAGCGGTGCGTACGCCGCCGCCGGGGTGGACATCACCGCCGGGGAGCACGCCGTGGAGCTGATGAAGCAACACGTCGCCCGCACCCGCCGGCCCGAGGTGCTCACCGACTCCAGCGGCTTCTCCGGGCTCTTCAAACTGGACACCAGCGGCTACCGGGAACCGGTCCTGGCCACGTCCACCGACGGCGTCGGAACCAAGGTGCTGCTGGCCCAGGCCCTGGACAAGCACGACACCATCGGCATCGACCTGGTGGGGATGGTGGTGGACGACCTTGTCGTCAGCGGAGCCGAGCCGCTGTTCCTGACCGACTACATCGCGTGCGGCTCAGTCGTGCCCGAACGTGTGGCCCAGATCGTCAGCGGGATCGCCGAAGGCTGCCAGCAGGCCGGGTGCACCCTCATCGGCGGGGAGACCGCCGAGCACCCCGGTGTTCTGGAACCGCACGAGTACGACCTCGCCGGCGCCGGCACCGGACTCGTCGAGGCCAGTGCCGTCCTCGGACCGGACCGCGTTCGCGCTGGGGACGCCGTCATCGCGCTGGCCTCATCCGGGCTGCACTCCAACGGCTACTCGCTGGTGCGCCGGGTCGTCGACGAGGCCGGCCTCGATCTCGCCGCGCACGTGCCCGAGCTCGGCGGAACCCTCGGCGAGATCCTCCTCACACCAACCCGGGTCTACGCCCGGGACTGCCTGGCGCTGGCCCGCAGCGCCGATGTCGACGTGCACGCGTTCGCGCACATCACCGGCGGCGGACTGGCGGCGAACCTGCAGCGCTGCCTCCCGGCGGACGTCGACGTCGCGGTCGACCGCGGCACATGGGATCCCCCGCCGGTCTTCGGTTACATCGCCGCGCACGGCGGCATCGGCCGCACGGACATGGAGGCCACCTTCAACATGGGCGTGGGTATGGCCGCCGTCGTGGCCGGCGACGCCGAAGACCGTGCGTTGTCCCTGCTGGCCGAGTGCGGGCTGACCGCGTGGACGCTGGGCCGGGTGACTCACGGGTCGGGAGAGGTGCGGGTGCATGGCGCGTACGCGTCCTGACCGGCCGGGCGGTGGAACACCCCCCGCATACAGAGACGGCCGGCCCGAACCACCGAAGTGGCTCGAACCGGCCATGTCTGCCTGTTGGTCAGCGGACCCGGGGAGCATCCCCGCCGCGAGCGGGAAAGAGCACCAGTTGCTGGCGTTCGGTCAACGGCTCAGCGCGAGCCACCTGAACGGTCGGACTCCTCCCCCGCCGGGTCGTCGCCGCCCGGATACTCGTCAGCAAAGTCCGCGTAACGGTCGACCAGGTCATCGTAAGGGTCTTCATAGGTGTCGTCCGGCTGATCCGGCGACGACACATCTTCCTCAGCGACACCCAGCTCTGACCGCAGCCGGTCCAGGTCGGTCCCTCCGGTGTTGTACTTCAACCGCCGGGCGACCTTCTGCTGCTTGGCCTTGGCTCGGCCGCGCCCCATTGGCTCGACCCCCTCAACGATTGGGTTTTGAAGAAAACCCCAGATCAACTAGCAAAACCGCAATGCCGGGCTGACCGTCGTCACCGCACTGACGACAGGCGCCAGCTTACGTTCGAGTACAACCGTACCCGCTTTGAGACCGGCCTGCCTACGCCGCCCGTGGCTAGAGGGAAGCTTCGGCGTAGCGCCACAGCCGCCGACACTTCCGGGCCGGAGGTGTCCACCGGCTGCGGCACCGCCCCGTGGCCGTCGCCCGCGCGGGATCTCCGCCCGGGCCCGGGCACGCAAGGTGGCCGGTGAGTGCCACGCGCCACGATATATGCCACGATGCGATCGTGCTGCCCTACACTGCCTATCTCCGCGTTTACCAGCCCATTACCGCGTTTTCGAGCCGGGATCGGGCCTACTGGAGCGCCTACGCGGATTCGCCGGACCGGCCGAGAAAGGTCCGTGCCGTAGCGGTCGAGCACGAGGAGAGCCTGCGCCGCCTCGTGGCCACACCGCCTATTGTCGCGCCCGAACGGGAGAGTGGCCACGCCTATATCCGGCGCGTCGGCTCCCAGCTCTA includes the following:
- the purF gene encoding amidophosphoribosyltransferase, which codes for MSYSDGRLTSEIDPHERGPQDACGVFGVWAPGEEVSKLTYFGLYALQHRGQESAGIATSDGERIVVYKDMGLVSQVFTEATLDSLPGHLAVGHCRYSTTGSPVWENAQPTFYTARGGGLALGHNGNLINTPELAAMLPDNRLGATTDTEVLTQLLGGSQGRSIEEAALDLLPKVRGAFSLAFMDETTLYAARDPQGVRPFVLGRLSDGWVVASETAALDIVGATPVREIEPGELVTIDERGVRSLRFAPAAPKGCLFEYVYLARPDTTIAGRNVNSTRVEVGRRLAKAQPVDADLVIPVPESGTPAAVGYAEGSGIPFAQGLVKNSYVGRTFIQPSQTLRQLGIRLKLNPLRDVIDGRRLVVVDDSIVRGNTQRALVHMLRAAGAAEVHVRISSPPVQWPCYYGVDFATRSELVGGNLDTEEIRASIGADSLSYMELDELVAATELPKNRLCRACFDGVYPIEVDADSRGKYLLEKACGTPESGSVPASA
- the purM gene encoding phosphoribosylformylglycinamidine cyclo-ligase gives rise to the protein MAEGTSASGAYAAAGVDITAGEHAVELMKQHVARTRRPEVLTDSSGFSGLFKLDTSGYREPVLATSTDGVGTKVLLAQALDKHDTIGIDLVGMVVDDLVVSGAEPLFLTDYIACGSVVPERVAQIVSGIAEGCQQAGCTLIGGETAEHPGVLEPHEYDLAGAGTGLVEASAVLGPDRVRAGDAVIALASSGLHSNGYSLVRRVVDEAGLDLAAHVPELGGTLGEILLTPTRVYARDCLALARSADVDVHAFAHITGGGLAANLQRCLPADVDVAVDRGTWDPPPVFGYIAAHGGIGRTDMEATFNMGVGMAAVVAGDAEDRALSLLAECGLTAWTLGRVTHGSGEVRVHGAYAS
- a CDS encoding DUF3073 domain-containing protein, producing MGRGRAKAKQQKVARRLKYNTGGTDLDRLRSELGVAEEDVSSPDQPDDTYEDPYDDLVDRYADFADEYPGGDDPAGEESDRSGGSR